A genomic region of Macrobrachium nipponense isolate FS-2020 chromosome 40, ASM1510439v2, whole genome shotgun sequence contains the following coding sequences:
- the LOC135212331 gene encoding homeobox protein Nkx-2.8-like: MQRQEGPGSRVRSFSVRDLLQLPDKPSPADALTQSLMVNSGGNESPPKAPPAQSIPAHLNDRNPIQAAADSTENTHVVEEGDEDDDDDDEDDEEVGEGMESSAELEGGPEMPGRKRKRRILFTKSQTYELERRFRQQRYLSAPEREHLASLINLTPTQVKIWFQNHRYKTKKLYREKGLPSTLEHPYVSSTGSLGSLPNALRRLTVPLLVRERLSAVHANGGRADPLSPDATALLEPRLPPPLHLTPPMAFPGLFTGLFGASGGLRLGVMPPSLTQTPLSPALAASLTSSLTSSLLLPAPSLMASSASSLATSSLPLFSSPTVTSTVAPARAPVTVLEGCGHRSASSSPATSLSSPRASSPVTTTGGVDTSSAAGAAVPSAGGVTLTATRW; the protein is encoded by the exons ATGCAGAGACAAGAAGGGCCAGGGAGCCGCGTCAGGAGCTTCTCCGTACGGGATCTTCTCCAGCTACCGGACAAACCTTCGCCAG CTGATGCCCTGACGCAGTCGCTGATGGTGAATTCTGGCGGCAATGAATCCCCGCCGAAGGCACCTCCTGCTCAGAGCATCCCAGCACACCTCAACGACCGAAACCCGATCCAGGCCGCAGCCGATTCGACGGAGAACACccacgtcgttgaggaaggagacgaagacgacgacgacgacgacgaggacgACGAAGAGGTGGGCGAGGGTATGGAGTCCTCCGCGGAGTTGGAGGGCGGTCCCGAAATGCCCGGCCGGAAGCGGAAGAGGAGAATTCTCTTCACCAAGTCCCAGACGTACGAGCTGGAGAGGAGGTTCCGTCAGCAGCGCTACCTTTCGGCCCCCGAGAGGGAGCACTTGGCCTCCCTCATCAACCTCACGCCCACACaggtcaagatctggttccagaACCACAGGTACAAGACGAAGAAGCTGTACCGGGAGAAGGGGCTGCCTTCGACGCTCGAGCATCCTTACGTCTCATCCACGGGCTCCTTGGGGTCCTTGCCCAACGCCCTTCGACGGCTGACGGTCCCCTTGCTCGTTAGGGAAAGGTTATCGGCCGTTCACGCCAACGGCGGACGCGCCGACCCCCTCAGTCCGGACGCCACCGCCCTTTTAGAGCCTCGTTTGCCGCCTCCCTTGCACCTCACGCCCCCCATGGCCTTCCCGGGTCTGTTCACGGGTCTCTTCGGGGCTTCGGGAGGGCTGAGGCTGGGCGTGATGCCGCCCTCTCTGACCCAGACCCCTTTGTCTCCCGCTCTGGCCGCTTCTCTGACCTCGAGCCTCACGTCCTCTCTCCTCCTGCCGGCGCCCTCCCTCATGGCAAGCAGCGCCTCCTCCCTCGCGACCAGCTCCCTGCCCCTCTTCTCGTCCCCTACGGTCACCTCCACTGTCGCCCCCGCCCGCGCCCCTGTCACCGTCTTGGAGGGTTGTGGCCATCGCTCAGCCTCGTCCTCGCCGgccacctctctctcctccccaagGGCGTCGTCTCCAGTGACCACGACGGGAGGCGTTGACACCTCGAGCGCTGCAGGGGCGGCAGTGCCGTCTGCGGGTGGCGTCACTCTCACGGCCACCAGGTGGTGA